One stretch of Roseimicrobium sp. ORNL1 DNA includes these proteins:
- a CDS encoding DUF1592 domain-containing protein — protein MRLAVFAPLISLLPLQAAYSAAVPDPTVKAFLDQHCVECHDAETKKGELDLTALSFELNDTKALSAWVKVHDRVQSGEMPPAKKPRPAASEAAPALKSLAAELRKADAARELRDGRSRLRRLNRVEFENSIRDLLSMPALKLKDSLPEDGKSHGFDRLSGALDISFVHMESYLAAVDKALNAALCPTPEAPPTLKYHYRPWDPVHHKGTQCESSISQAVQNKTAIGLVGMKRDETFVADTPYHITDEEPKATAVGLFRHEDADYRTPMTKIQPYVTGWYNLRVSGYSFGWDGKQVVPTERHGALGWGVYQKGEHHGTVDLPPNKAATREVTAWLERGGGMNHPHDDFIRIIGASLENVRDYAHGPNKDVIGPMWNVPGIAVEWIEIEGPLNDQWPPASHRALFGDLPVKVWTQELGIPKPTQQVWPRGNPRSEPADIYGERGQNRPIVYVESKNPTADAERLLRAFLRKAFRRPVMDAEVAEYTAKVKTRLDAGAAFEDAMRTAYREALTSPEFLFIREPAGKLDDYALASRLSYFLWNTLPDEELSTLADQKKLSQPDVLLAQAKRMLADKRSQRFVEDFLGQWLMLREIGATQPDRKMYPEFMPWLQDAMLMEARAYFTDLLKNNLGINTLVQSDFAYLNEPLAHVYGIDGVRGWDIQRVALPKGSPRGGFLTMASVMKTTANGTTTSPVKRGAFVMEKMLGIVPSPPPADAGTVEPDTRGTTTIREQLDKHKRNATCAACHQKMDGYGFALESFDVMGGWREQYRAAGFTGDAKTRPVMHGRGIEYHAAAPVVCSGEMPDGRPFKDVNELRSILASQPERLAHAFASHLITYATGADISFADRDRVDAIVAKTKSSHYGVQSLLLEVIQSELFGMK, from the coding sequence ATGCGTCTCGCTGTTTTTGCCCCCCTCATCTCCCTCCTCCCTCTTCAGGCGGCCTACTCAGCGGCTGTCCCTGACCCGACGGTGAAGGCGTTCCTCGACCAGCATTGTGTGGAATGCCATGATGCCGAGACCAAAAAGGGCGAACTCGATCTCACCGCCCTCTCGTTTGAGCTCAATGACACCAAGGCGCTTTCCGCGTGGGTGAAGGTGCACGACCGCGTGCAATCGGGTGAAATGCCGCCCGCCAAGAAACCGCGGCCAGCCGCAAGTGAGGCTGCCCCCGCGCTGAAATCCCTTGCCGCTGAACTGCGCAAGGCCGATGCCGCCCGCGAGCTACGCGACGGTCGCTCCCGCTTGCGCCGGCTGAATCGGGTGGAGTTTGAGAACTCAATCCGCGACCTGCTTTCCATGCCGGCGCTGAAGCTGAAGGACTCGTTGCCCGAGGATGGCAAGTCCCACGGCTTCGACCGGCTCTCCGGCGCGCTGGATATCTCCTTTGTGCACATGGAGTCCTACCTCGCCGCGGTGGACAAGGCGCTCAATGCGGCGCTGTGCCCCACGCCGGAGGCCCCACCAACACTCAAGTACCACTACCGGCCCTGGGATCCCGTGCACCACAAGGGCACGCAATGCGAAAGCTCCATTTCCCAGGCTGTGCAGAACAAGACGGCCATCGGTCTCGTGGGCATGAAGCGGGATGAGACTTTCGTTGCGGATACACCCTATCACATCACGGATGAGGAACCGAAGGCCACCGCCGTGGGCCTCTTCCGCCATGAAGACGCGGACTACCGCACCCCCATGACAAAGATCCAGCCCTACGTGACCGGCTGGTACAATCTGCGCGTCTCCGGCTACAGCTTCGGCTGGGATGGCAAGCAGGTGGTGCCCACGGAACGCCACGGTGCCCTGGGCTGGGGCGTGTACCAGAAAGGCGAGCACCACGGCACCGTGGACCTGCCTCCGAATAAAGCCGCGACACGCGAAGTCACAGCGTGGCTGGAGCGAGGCGGCGGCATGAACCATCCGCATGATGACTTCATCCGCATCATTGGCGCCTCATTGGAAAATGTGCGCGACTATGCCCATGGTCCGAACAAGGATGTCATCGGTCCCATGTGGAATGTTCCCGGCATCGCCGTGGAGTGGATCGAGATCGAAGGACCGCTGAACGACCAATGGCCGCCGGCGAGTCACCGCGCATTGTTCGGCGATCTGCCGGTGAAGGTCTGGACGCAAGAGCTCGGCATTCCCAAACCCACGCAGCAGGTCTGGCCTCGCGGCAATCCCCGCTCCGAGCCAGCGGATATCTACGGCGAGCGCGGGCAGAATCGACCCATCGTCTATGTGGAGTCCAAGAATCCCACGGCTGATGCGGAACGCCTCCTCCGCGCCTTCCTACGCAAGGCCTTCCGTCGACCGGTGATGGATGCCGAAGTCGCCGAGTACACCGCCAAGGTGAAAACACGACTCGATGCGGGCGCTGCTTTCGAGGATGCCATGCGCACGGCGTACCGCGAAGCGCTCACCTCGCCGGAGTTCCTCTTCATACGCGAGCCAGCAGGCAAGCTCGATGACTACGCCCTCGCATCGCGCCTCTCCTATTTCCTCTGGAACACCCTTCCTGATGAGGAACTCTCCACTCTGGCGGATCAGAAAAAACTCTCGCAGCCCGATGTGCTACTCGCGCAAGCGAAGCGCATGCTGGCGGACAAACGCTCGCAGCGCTTCGTGGAGGATTTCCTGGGACAATGGCTGATGCTGCGCGAAATCGGAGCCACGCAGCCAGACCGCAAGATGTATCCGGAGTTCATGCCCTGGCTGCAGGATGCAATGCTGATGGAGGCGCGCGCTTATTTCACCGACCTGCTGAAGAACAACCTTGGCATCAACACCCTCGTCCAATCCGACTTCGCATATCTCAACGAGCCCCTCGCGCATGTGTACGGCATCGACGGCGTGCGTGGCTGGGACATCCAACGTGTCGCATTGCCCAAGGGCAGCCCGCGCGGTGGATTCCTCACCATGGCCTCGGTGATGAAGACCACGGCTAACGGCACCACGACTTCACCCGTGAAACGCGGCGCCTTCGTCATGGAGAAGATGCTGGGCATCGTCCCTTCGCCTCCACCTGCGGACGCGGGCACCGTGGAACCCGACACGCGTGGCACCACGACGATTCGTGAACAGCTCGACAAGCACAAGCGCAACGCCACTTGCGCCGCCTGCCACCAGAAGATGGATGGCTATGGCTTCGCGCTGGAGAGCTTCGATGTGATGGGCGGCTGGCGTGAGCAATACCGCGCTGCAGGCTTCACGGGCGACGCGAAGACACGCCCGGTAATGCATGGGCGGGGCATCGAATACCACGCCGCTGCCCCCGTGGTCTGCTCCGGTGAAATGCCGGATGGGCGACCTTTCAAGGACGTGAATGAACTGCGTTCCATTCTCGCCTCGCAGCCGGAACGCCTCGCACACGCGTTCGCCAGCCACCTCATCACGTATGCCACCGGCGCGGACATCAGCTTCGCGGATCGTGATCGCGTGGATGCCATCGTCGCCAAAACCAAGAGCTCCCACTACGGCGTGCAGAGCCTGCTGCTGGAGGTCATCCAGAGCGAACTCTTCGGCATGAAATAA
- a CDS encoding glycosyltransferase family A protein has protein sequence MIERVLITSSSGISVIIPMYKAVPLVAEAIQSIQAQTVPVSRIIAVEDGPSDGSADFVEARFPDVHVVRKAHGGLADTLNHGLEEVQTELVAFLDHDDRWLPHKTSAQLAALTADPSLDMVFCQAERFVSTAEGERVIDVLPGVAKSGGLFRTDAVRRVGKFGNGHDFVDWYARAMEAGLRHTVLGEVLYQRRIHENNMGVTGKSEQTRSYLTTLKTMLDRRRSASGGQ, from the coding sequence ATGATCGAACGCGTCCTCATCACTTCATCCTCGGGCATCAGCGTCATCATTCCGATGTACAAGGCGGTGCCGCTGGTAGCGGAGGCGATCCAGAGTATTCAGGCGCAGACGGTACCAGTGAGTCGCATCATCGCGGTGGAGGACGGCCCTTCGGATGGCAGCGCGGACTTTGTGGAAGCCCGATTCCCCGATGTCCATGTAGTGCGCAAGGCTCACGGTGGTCTGGCAGACACGCTCAATCATGGACTCGAGGAAGTGCAGACCGAGCTGGTCGCCTTCCTGGATCACGACGACCGCTGGCTGCCGCACAAGACCTCTGCGCAACTCGCGGCGCTCACCGCAGATCCGTCCCTCGACATGGTCTTCTGCCAGGCCGAGCGCTTTGTTTCGACTGCGGAGGGAGAGCGGGTCATCGACGTGCTGCCGGGAGTTGCGAAGTCAGGCGGACTCTTCCGCACGGATGCCGTGCGCCGCGTGGGGAAGTTCGGCAATGGTCACGATTTCGTGGACTGGTATGCGCGAGCGATGGAGGCCGGATTGCGTCACACCGTGCTTGGCGAAGTGCTCTACCAGCGGCGCATTCATGAAAACAACATGGGCGTAACGGGGAAAAGCGAACAGACCCGGAGCTACCTCACCACGTTGAAAACCATGCTGGACCGCCGACGCAGTGCGTCGGGCGGGCAGTGA
- a CDS encoding glycosyltransferase family 4 protein → MRILFWCEIFLPHVGGVEILVSQLAQALVREGHACAILTNRHALDLPDKEMHHGAEIHRIDFVQTLQSRDPRRLHHLCQQVKKIREDFAPDLHHFFLAGPLVMLLQMTNRAPALPVVTTLQTPLDTVLQGGASTLRLLRESALIIAANRVLLEGIPSAVPETAGKMHLLPNSVHSPTIPPCELPWDPPVLLCLGRLAPEKGFDVALHALALLPEHWSHVRMMVVGEGTERSNLETLCRKLGLSGRVHFHGGVPNDEVPAMVNQSTLVLLPSRWQEPFGIVCLEAAVMQRAVVASRVGGVPEVVEEGVSGLLVEPENPEELASAIASLLDDPVKLRAMGEQASQLAEARFGYRSYLEKHLQWYREASGATPPIHTSVL, encoded by the coding sequence ATGAGGATTCTGTTCTGGTGCGAAATCTTTCTCCCTCACGTGGGTGGGGTGGAGATCCTCGTGAGCCAGCTCGCTCAAGCACTGGTGCGCGAGGGGCACGCCTGCGCCATTCTCACCAACCGGCATGCGCTGGACCTGCCGGACAAGGAGATGCATCATGGCGCGGAGATTCATCGCATCGACTTCGTGCAGACCTTGCAGAGCCGCGATCCGCGTCGGCTTCATCACCTCTGCCAGCAGGTGAAAAAGATCCGCGAGGACTTTGCGCCAGACCTGCATCACTTCTTTCTCGCAGGTCCTCTGGTGATGCTGCTGCAGATGACCAACCGCGCTCCTGCACTGCCAGTGGTGACCACCCTGCAAACGCCACTGGATACCGTGCTGCAAGGCGGTGCCTCCACGCTGCGACTGCTGCGGGAGTCAGCACTCATCATTGCCGCAAATCGTGTGCTGCTGGAGGGCATTCCCTCCGCGGTGCCGGAGACCGCGGGGAAGATGCATCTGTTGCCCAACAGCGTTCACTCTCCGACCATACCGCCTTGCGAACTTCCCTGGGATCCGCCGGTACTTCTGTGTCTGGGAAGGCTGGCACCTGAAAAGGGATTCGACGTGGCACTGCATGCACTGGCACTGTTGCCAGAGCATTGGTCGCACGTGCGGATGATGGTGGTGGGAGAAGGCACGGAGCGCTCGAATCTGGAAACACTGTGTCGCAAGCTTGGCTTGAGCGGGCGTGTGCACTTCCACGGTGGCGTGCCAAATGACGAGGTGCCTGCCATGGTGAATCAATCGACGCTGGTGTTGCTGCCCTCCCGCTGGCAGGAGCCATTTGGCATCGTATGTCTCGAAGCAGCAGTCATGCAACGCGCAGTAGTGGCTTCTCGTGTGGGCGGCGTGCCTGAAGTGGTGGAAGAGGGTGTGTCCGGTCTGCTGGTGGAACCGGAGAATCCGGAGGAGCTGGCAAGCGCCATCGCATCACTATTGGATGACCCAGTGAAACTGCGTGCCATGGGTGAGCAAGCCAGCCAGCTTGCCGAGGCCCGGTTTGGTTATCGCTCGTATCTGGAAAAGCATCTGCAGTGGTACCGTGAAGCAAGCGGGGCAACGCCACCTATCCACACCTCAGTTCTGTGA
- a CDS encoding PqqD family protein has protein sequence MIYRLNEPDASAEIFDEEVLAINLSNGHYHSIRGTGVEMWKLLVEGRSEVQVVQAMHHSYADASPTLEADVRTFVAQLVDGGLLVENTNTNAGETSTSDLTLPAISAAYTAPIFESHLDMQDLLLIDPIHDVDVQVGWPLRAVTEERA, from the coding sequence GTGATTTATCGATTGAATGAACCCGATGCGAGCGCCGAAATTTTCGATGAGGAAGTTTTGGCCATCAACTTGAGCAATGGCCACTACCACAGCATCCGCGGCACGGGTGTGGAGATGTGGAAGCTGCTGGTAGAAGGACGCAGCGAAGTGCAGGTCGTGCAGGCGATGCACCACTCCTATGCGGATGCGTCGCCGACTCTGGAAGCCGATGTGCGCACCTTCGTGGCACAACTCGTAGACGGCGGCCTCTTGGTGGAAAACACAAACACGAATGCAGGAGAGACCTCCACTTCGGATCTCACTCTACCTGCCATCAGTGCTGCCTACACGGCGCCGATCTTCGAGAGCCATCTGGACATGCAGGACCTGCTGCTGATCGATCCGATTCACGATGTGGATGTGCAGGTCGGCTGGCCGCTGCGCGCCGTCACCGAAGAGCGCGCATGA
- a CDS encoding nucleotidyltransferase family protein, which produces MIPINNFAPVSTRLPGGCWPTPAQTLLLRACLLEPGAAVKAWEQWTRTHDFEAIDSGSFRLLGLAHRHLTQAGVSGALMPRLQGVYRRFWTANQLLLGRNAPVLKSLTEAGIPLMLTKGAALTVSVYRDYGTRPMDDLDLMVPRSHALRTMEVLEGLGWEPEVQHSKELPETLHACHLRRDRLGIIDLHWRHFHLAVPEALDAAIWERSMTCSFHGIEARVPDYSDQFLRACEHGVRYNIVPPFRWLADCFQLWKVSEGKLDWERIADGARHTESVLAVKCTLRFLRDQLDVPLPEEAFTRLEKTPVTFFERVESRLVQRPCRSLWGKLPLDISWHLRSTRGQPWSERISGFRTYFRHSNNLTPGQFTAHHRAQAQRWVRCWLPYHLRRIPRLLQRAEPGGVRSFAEETLWGFHEIEPCGHRLMRWSLPTASLGLTLGRGKAFKILIDTGKLRAWTSDLSRHLTFKLDGELIPPAQVKGKQGILTIRLYALESPEPGQGSREARLSWECEPASISGETRPLGLPVFALTVRTLKPQAAEAVVLAQV; this is translated from the coding sequence ATGATCCCTATCAACAACTTCGCGCCGGTCTCCACACGGCTGCCTGGCGGCTGCTGGCCCACGCCCGCACAGACGTTGTTGCTGCGTGCGTGCCTGTTGGAGCCTGGGGCAGCGGTGAAGGCCTGGGAGCAGTGGACACGCACGCACGACTTCGAAGCGATTGACTCGGGTTCCTTCCGTCTGCTCGGGCTCGCACATCGTCATCTCACCCAGGCGGGTGTTTCCGGGGCGCTCATGCCCCGGCTCCAGGGCGTGTACCGCCGCTTCTGGACGGCCAACCAACTCCTACTGGGTCGCAATGCCCCAGTCCTGAAAAGCCTGACCGAGGCGGGCATTCCCCTCATGCTCACGAAGGGGGCGGCGCTCACGGTTTCTGTGTACCGAGACTACGGCACCCGCCCCATGGACGACCTCGATCTCATGGTGCCGAGAAGTCATGCGCTTCGGACCATGGAGGTGCTGGAGGGATTGGGCTGGGAGCCCGAGGTGCAACACTCCAAGGAGCTGCCCGAGACCCTGCACGCCTGCCACCTCCGGCGGGATCGGCTTGGCATCATCGATCTCCACTGGAGGCACTTTCACCTCGCGGTGCCAGAGGCGTTGGATGCTGCCATCTGGGAGCGCTCGATGACCTGCAGCTTCCACGGCATCGAAGCGAGAGTGCCTGACTACAGCGATCAATTCCTGCGCGCCTGCGAACACGGCGTGCGATACAACATCGTGCCGCCCTTCCGCTGGCTGGCGGATTGTTTTCAGCTCTGGAAGGTATCCGAAGGGAAGCTCGACTGGGAACGCATCGCGGACGGAGCACGCCACACCGAATCCGTGCTGGCAGTGAAATGCACGCTGCGGTTCCTGCGAGATCAATTGGACGTCCCACTTCCGGAGGAGGCCTTTACACGACTGGAGAAAACACCCGTGACGTTCTTTGAGCGCGTGGAGTCCCGGCTGGTGCAGCGCCCCTGCCGCAGCTTGTGGGGCAAGCTGCCGCTCGATATCTCCTGGCATCTCCGCAGCACACGAGGGCAGCCATGGAGCGAGCGCATCTCCGGTTTCCGCACCTACTTCCGCCACTCGAACAATCTCACACCCGGCCAGTTCACCGCGCACCACCGGGCGCAGGCGCAGCGCTGGGTGCGTTGCTGGCTACCCTACCATCTGCGCCGCATCCCGCGTCTCTTGCAGCGCGCTGAGCCCGGCGGCGTGCGATCCTTTGCCGAGGAAACGCTGTGGGGTTTCCATGAGATAGAACCCTGCGGTCACCGCCTCATGCGCTGGTCGCTGCCCACGGCCTCGCTTGGTCTCACCCTTGGCAGGGGGAAGGCTTTCAAGATCCTCATCGACACCGGCAAGCTGCGCGCCTGGACCTCCGACCTTTCCCGGCATCTCACCTTCAAGCTGGATGGCGAGCTTATTCCACCAGCACAGGTGAAGGGCAAGCAGGGCATCCTCACCATCCGTCTCTACGCCCTGGAATCGCCCGAGCCAGGGCAGGGTTCGCGTGAAGCTCGCCTCTCGTGGGAATGTGAACCTGCCAGCATCTCCGGCGAGACCCGGCCTCTGGGTTTGCCTGTATTTGCATTGACGGTGCGCACTCTGAAACCTCAGGCCGCTGAGGCGGTGGTCCTTGCCCAGGTCTGA
- a CDS encoding GntR family transcriptional regulator — MASLPSPSPSRLQSRAYAELRRLIASGEFPPGTFLSERQLAAQFGMSKTPIHVALERLEAEGFVTISAQQGIVVRGMSVDDIVDHYELREAIECWVVRRIAGKLNAEQQGQLRENITRQEAALKEWDLNSLMHLDEQMHFLLCSYLNNKEIITTMERLRDKIHQVILRVTDTDSKRPTESVAEHVEIINAVLAGEGNRAADLIVGHLEAGKRRILNPERFAR; from the coding sequence ATGGCATCCCTGCCCTCCCCCTCCCCTTCCCGTCTCCAGTCGCGCGCGTACGCGGAGCTGCGGCGGCTCATTGCCTCTGGCGAGTTCCCCCCCGGCACGTTCCTTTCGGAGCGGCAGCTCGCAGCCCAGTTCGGCATGAGCAAGACGCCCATCCATGTGGCGCTCGAGCGGCTGGAGGCGGAGGGTTTTGTCACCATCTCCGCACAACAGGGCATTGTGGTGCGCGGCATGAGTGTGGATGACATTGTGGACCACTACGAGCTGCGTGAAGCGATTGAGTGCTGGGTGGTGCGGCGCATCGCCGGGAAGCTTAATGCCGAGCAGCAGGGTCAGCTTCGTGAGAACATCACCCGCCAGGAAGCTGCGCTGAAGGAGTGGGACCTGAACTCCCTCATGCACCTCGACGAGCAGATGCATTTCCTGCTATGCTCCTACCTCAACAACAAGGAGATCATCACGACCATGGAGCGCCTGCGTGACAAGATCCATCAGGTCATCCTGCGCGTCACAGACACGGACAGCAAGCGCCCGACTGAGAGCGTGGCCGAGCATGTGGAGATCATCAACGCGGTACTGGCCGGCGAGGGCAATCGTGCTGCGGACTTGATTGTTGGGCACCTCGAAGCCGGCAAGCGCCGCATCCTAAATCCGGAACGATTCGCCAGATAA
- a CDS encoding PSD1 and planctomycete cytochrome C domain-containing protein yields MRNFAASAGVCLLTITLSFPLGAAEATGVGVATGAVDFTKEVQPILQQHCVKCHGPKEQNGGLRYDDKVGAFAQGDSGGHAIVPGKPEESELLKRITSTHKEEQMPPKGARLSATEVETLKAWITSGAQWPEQVVAETPKKPGSDHWSFQPITNPTPPPVKDAAWPLAPLDRFIQATREAAGLTPASDAEPIALIRRATYDLTGLPPTPAEVKQFVDACQKPGGTPAAFNALVDRLLDNPRYGERWGRHWMDWVRYADTAGDNSDYPIPQAYLYRNYIIQAFNEDVPYNRFITEQIAGDLLPAKTQKEKNRQTIATGYLAMARRFGSLVERYPWHLTIEDTLDNMGRTMMGLTLSCARCHDHKFDPISTRDYYGLYGIFASTRYPFPGLELFKTQRDFVPLIPQEKVKKVMEPYQAKTDELTKELERLLAACEKKTLENAAKEGERSLEEQRKAKSELDGMLFTARTAGEALADYLKITPVIPTAYAVQDAKPVNARVQMKGEPDRLGAEVPRHFLEVLGGQTLPDEAKSGSGRLELAKWITDEKNPLTARVIVNRVWQRHFGTGLVSSTSDFGLRGEKPTHPELLDWLAGEFMRSGWSLKHLHRLIMTSRTYQLSSKDVEDNVASDPGNKHYWKFNRQRLDAESLRDTLLYVSGGLDTTPQTKPYAFPPSKEWGYTQHHPFKDDYPSSKRSVYLMTKRLTAKSYFQTFDGADPNVCTSARDSSVTALQALYFVNDKFLHEQADRFTKKIVKQSQDDEQRLNSAFTAILSRLPEEDEYPLMLGYVNEMRQRMYPDANGDLQAWTSLVRTLFRLNEFMYLD; encoded by the coding sequence ATGAGGAATTTCGCCGCCAGCGCGGGTGTCTGCCTGCTCACGATCACGCTTTCGTTCCCCCTCGGGGCAGCGGAGGCGACTGGCGTTGGCGTTGCTACTGGTGCGGTGGATTTCACCAAGGAGGTGCAGCCCATTCTGCAGCAGCATTGTGTGAAATGTCATGGACCCAAGGAGCAGAATGGCGGCCTGCGGTATGACGACAAGGTGGGTGCGTTCGCTCAGGGAGATTCTGGTGGTCACGCCATCGTCCCAGGAAAGCCGGAAGAGAGCGAGCTGCTGAAGCGCATCACCTCCACACACAAGGAAGAGCAAATGCCGCCCAAGGGTGCGCGACTCAGTGCGACAGAAGTAGAGACACTGAAGGCGTGGATCACTTCGGGCGCTCAGTGGCCCGAGCAGGTGGTGGCGGAGACGCCGAAGAAACCAGGCAGTGATCATTGGTCCTTCCAGCCGATTACCAATCCCACGCCACCGCCTGTGAAGGATGCCGCATGGCCACTGGCGCCGCTCGATCGGTTCATCCAGGCCACGCGCGAGGCGGCCGGGCTCACACCTGCGTCTGATGCCGAGCCCATCGCGCTGATTCGTCGCGCCACGTATGATCTCACGGGGCTGCCTCCCACGCCTGCGGAGGTGAAACAATTTGTCGATGCCTGCCAGAAACCCGGAGGCACACCTGCCGCGTTCAACGCACTGGTGGATCGCCTGCTGGATAACCCGCGCTATGGCGAACGCTGGGGCCGTCACTGGATGGACTGGGTGCGCTATGCCGACACGGCTGGGGACAACTCGGACTATCCCATTCCGCAGGCCTATCTGTATCGGAACTACATCATCCAGGCCTTCAACGAGGACGTTCCCTACAATCGCTTCATCACGGAGCAGATTGCCGGAGACTTGCTGCCCGCGAAGACGCAGAAGGAAAAGAACCGCCAGACCATCGCCACCGGCTATCTCGCCATGGCACGCCGCTTTGGCTCCCTGGTGGAGCGGTATCCCTGGCATCTCACGATTGAAGACACGCTGGACAACATGGGGCGCACCATGATGGGGCTCACCTTGAGCTGTGCCCGCTGCCACGATCACAAGTTTGATCCCATCTCCACGCGCGACTACTATGGGCTCTACGGTATCTTCGCCAGCACGCGCTATCCGTTCCCGGGCCTCGAACTCTTCAAGACGCAGCGCGACTTCGTGCCACTCATCCCGCAGGAAAAAGTGAAGAAGGTGATGGAGCCCTATCAGGCGAAGACCGACGAGCTCACGAAGGAACTTGAGCGCCTGCTCGCAGCGTGTGAGAAGAAGACGCTCGAGAATGCGGCCAAGGAAGGAGAACGCTCGCTGGAGGAGCAGCGCAAGGCGAAGAGTGAACTCGATGGCATGCTCTTCACCGCCCGCACGGCAGGCGAAGCCCTGGCAGATTACTTGAAGATCACGCCGGTCATTCCCACGGCGTATGCCGTGCAGGATGCGAAGCCGGTGAACGCGCGCGTGCAGATGAAAGGCGAACCTGATCGTCTTGGCGCAGAAGTACCACGTCATTTCCTTGAGGTGCTCGGGGGGCAGACGCTGCCGGACGAGGCGAAATCGGGCAGCGGCAGACTGGAGCTGGCGAAGTGGATCACGGATGAGAAGAATCCTCTCACCGCCCGCGTCATTGTGAATCGCGTGTGGCAGCGGCACTTCGGCACAGGTCTGGTATCGAGCACGAGTGACTTCGGCTTGCGCGGTGAGAAGCCGACGCATCCCGAGCTTCTCGACTGGCTGGCGGGCGAGTTCATGCGCAGCGGCTGGTCCTTGAAGCACCTGCACCGGCTCATCATGACCTCACGCACCTACCAGCTCTCCAGCAAGGATGTGGAGGACAACGTGGCAAGTGATCCGGGGAACAAGCACTACTGGAAATTCAACCGCCAGCGGCTCGATGCGGAGTCGCTACGCGACACCCTGCTCTACGTCAGCGGCGGACTCGATACCACGCCGCAGACGAAGCCGTACGCTTTCCCTCCCTCGAAGGAATGGGGCTACACGCAGCATCATCCTTTTAAGGACGATTATCCGAGCAGCAAGCGCAGCGTGTATCTCATGACGAAGCGCCTCACTGCAAAGAGTTACTTCCAGACCTTCGATGGCGCGGATCCCAATGTGTGCACCAGCGCCCGCGACAGCTCCGTCACCGCACTGCAGGCACTCTACTTTGTGAATGACAAGTTCCTGCATGAGCAGGCGGATCGCTTCACGAAGAAGATCGTGAAGCAGTCCCAGGATGACGAGCAGCGCCTCAACAGTGCCTTCACCGCCATCCTCTCCCGCCTGCCGGAGGAGGACGAATACCCCCTGATGCTGGGTTATGTGAATGAGATGCGCCAGCGCATGTATCCAGATGCGAACGGTGATTTGCAGGCGTGGACCAGCCTGGTGCGCACACTCTTCCGGTTGAATGAATTCATGTACCTTGATTGA